From the Anaeromyxobacter dehalogenans 2CP-1 genome, the window CGGATGGCGCTGGGCGCCCGGCGCGGCCGCATCCTGATGCAGTTCCTGCTCGAGTCGATCACGCTCTCCGGCCTGGGCGGCCTGGTGGGCGTCCTGGTCGGCGCCGGGCTCGCCCTGGGCGCCCGCGCCGTGTTCGACGTTCCGGCGAGCATCCCGGCGTGGGCGGTGATACTCTCCCTCGCCTCCGCCTGCGGGGCCGGGTTGCTGTTCGGCATCTACCCGGCCGCCCGAGCCTCGAAGCTCGACCCGGTGGAGGCGATGCGGATCGAATAGGAGAGCGGCGGCGCGTGGACAGAGCGAAGGTGATGAGAGAGGTACGGGGCTGGACGCTCACCATCCTCGCGGTGCTCGCCTTCCGGACGTTCCTCTACGAGGCCGTCTACATCCCGTCGGGCTCGATGCTGCCGACGCTGGAGATCGGCGACTACGTCATCGTGGAGAAGTGGGCCTACGGCGCGCGGCTGCCGTTCACCGCGACCGCGCAGGCCACGTGGGCCACCCCGAAGCGCGGCGACATCGTGGTGCTGCTCGCGCCCCCCGGGAACCCGCGCGACGACGACCTCATCAAGCGGGTGGTGGCGGTCGGCGGCGACACGGTCGAGATCCTCGACGGGCACCTGGTGCTGAACGGCCAGCCCGTGCCCCGCGAGCGCATCGCCGGCTCGTGCAGCTACTGGGATCGCCCCGAGGGCTCCGGCTGGCGCGAGGAGCCGTGCGTGGACGCCCTCGAGCAGCTCGGGCCGCACCGCTACCACACGTACTGCACCCCGTACCAGGAGTGCGGTGACGTGCCGGCGCAGAAGGTGCCCGAGGGCACGGTGTGGCTCGCCGGCGACCACCGCGACCACTCCGCCGACAGCCGCGTGTTCGGCCCCGTCCCCGTCGGCCGCATCAAGGGCCGCGCCTGGATCGCGCTCGCGTCCTGGGGGCCGGGCGGGCCGCGGTGGAACCGGCTGTTCCACTTCGTGAATCATTAGCCACGGGGACTGCGTCCCCGCCCCGCCGGCGGAGCCGTCGGGGCCCCACCCCTGCTGCGCGGGGCCCGTGACCTCGCGCGCCCGCCTGCGCGGGCGCGCGCGAGGTCCCCGCGGCGAGGGGCTACGCCCCTCCCCCGCTGCGCGGTGCCCCCTCCCTGCTCGCCTTCCATCGGCTGACGGCGAGCGTGGCCGCGGGAACGACGTGGGTCTGTCGAGGGGCGTTTCGGGCGCCCGAAACGAAGGTGGGCATTTCATGCGCATGAAACGCCGCCGCCCCACCCTCGTCCGCGCTCGAGCCGGCGGGCGCCACGCCGGCTCCGCGTGACGCGCACCGTGGCTCGCCCTCCGG encodes:
- the lepB gene encoding signal peptidase I: MREVRGWTLTILAVLAFRTFLYEAVYIPSGSMLPTLEIGDYVIVEKWAYGARLPFTATAQATWATPKRGDIVVLLAPPGNPRDDDLIKRVVAVGGDTVEILDGHLVLNGQPVPRERIAGSCSYWDRPEGSGWREEPCVDALEQLGPHRYHTYCTPYQECGDVPAQKVPEGTVWLAGDHRDHSADSRVFGPVPVGRIKGRAWIALASWGPGGPRWNRLFHFVNH